From a region of the Paenibacillus sp. R14(2021) genome:
- the rbsD gene encoding D-ribose pyranase, which yields MKKIGIINSEISRVISELGHTDMIVIADSGLPILPGVKRIDLALKCGVPSFLETLETVLTEMQVEKYTIASEMKHVSPGLLEPTERLLAGAAADSISHEAFKALTREAKAVIRTGEFTPYANIILHAGVTF from the coding sequence ATGAAGAAAATCGGCATTATCAACAGTGAAATTTCGCGCGTGATCAGCGAGCTGGGCCATACGGATATGATTGTTATCGCGGACAGCGGCCTTCCGATTCTGCCCGGCGTGAAACGAATCGATTTGGCCTTGAAGTGCGGCGTGCCCAGCTTTCTAGAAACACTGGAGACGGTCTTGACGGAAATGCAGGTCGAGAAATATACGATTGCCTCTGAGATGAAGCACGTCAGCCCCGGGTTGCTCGAACCAACGGAACGCTTGCTTGCCGGAGCAGCGGCGGACAGCATTAGCCATGAGGCGTTCAAGGCATTAACCCGCGAGGCCAAAGCGGTCATCCGTACGGGCGAATTTACGCCTTACGCGAATATAATCCTGCACGCTGGCGTCACATTCTAA
- a CDS encoding sugar ABC transporter ATP-binding protein, whose protein sequence is MTAQLLEMKGISKSFSEVSVLKEVQFSLDTGEVHALMGENGAGKSTLMKILNGIYSKDTGTISVKGTEQNISNPSAAQALGIVMIHQELNLIPHLTVMENIFLGREFTFGPKLINWRKMKKEANRYLSQLGLAIDPDKVVGELSVGQQQMVEIAKALSMNTQILVLDEPTAALTDREIDALFTVITNLKQSGVGMIYISHRMEEIFRICDRITVMRDGHYVGTERTAETGMDQIVRMMVGREIKDRFPKVELTIGEEKLKVEGLSRKGVLHNISFSVRAGEIVGFAGLMGAGRTELAKALFGVDAIDAGTISIDGKPVSIRKPMDAIRAGMALVTEDRKDEGLLLPMSISDNLSMPNLQRVSGSMGFLKGSKERELADTMIKSLLIKASSGAQPVGSLSGGNQQKVVIGKWLATNPQVFILDEPTRGVDIGAKKEIYDLMNKLAASGVAILMISSELPEVLGMSDRILVMHEGKISGQYSREEATQEKIMLSATGGGDRHAS, encoded by the coding sequence ATGACGGCGCAACTGCTTGAAATGAAGGGAATTAGCAAGAGCTTCTCCGAAGTAAGCGTGCTGAAGGAAGTACAGTTCTCGCTGGATACGGGCGAAGTGCATGCCCTGATGGGTGAGAACGGCGCAGGCAAATCGACGTTAATGAAAATATTGAACGGCATTTATTCCAAGGACACGGGAACGATCTCGGTCAAAGGCACCGAGCAAAACATTTCGAATCCTTCCGCCGCACAGGCGCTCGGCATCGTCATGATTCACCAGGAGCTGAATCTGATTCCGCATTTGACGGTTATGGAGAACATCTTCCTTGGACGCGAATTCACCTTCGGTCCGAAGCTGATCAATTGGCGCAAAATGAAGAAGGAAGCGAACCGTTACCTCTCGCAGCTCGGGCTTGCCATCGATCCCGATAAAGTCGTCGGGGAGCTGTCCGTAGGCCAGCAGCAGATGGTCGAAATCGCCAAGGCGTTATCGATGAATACGCAAATATTGGTATTGGACGAGCCGACTGCGGCGCTGACTGACCGCGAGATCGACGCGCTGTTCACCGTCATCACGAACCTGAAGCAAAGCGGCGTCGGCATGATCTACATTTCGCACCGCATGGAGGAAATTTTCCGAATTTGCGATCGGATTACGGTTATGCGGGACGGCCACTACGTCGGGACAGAACGAACTGCAGAAACCGGCATGGATCAGATCGTTCGCATGATGGTTGGACGCGAGATTAAAGACCGATTTCCAAAGGTCGAGCTGACGATTGGCGAAGAGAAGCTGAAGGTTGAAGGACTTTCGCGCAAAGGCGTGCTTCATAATATCTCCTTCTCCGTTCGCGCAGGCGAAATCGTCGGCTTCGCAGGTCTCATGGGCGCAGGGCGGACGGAACTGGCTAAGGCGCTGTTCGGCGTTGATGCCATCGATGCCGGAACGATATCCATTGACGGCAAGCCCGTTTCCATCCGCAAGCCGATGGATGCTATCCGCGCCGGTATGGCGCTCGTGACGGAGGACCGTAAGGATGAAGGACTGCTCCTTCCGATGTCGATCAGCGATAACCTGTCGATGCCGAACCTGCAGCGGGTTTCGGGCAGCATGGGCTTTCTGAAGGGTTCTAAGGAACGCGAATTGGCTGACACAATGATCAAATCGCTATTGATCAAAGCCTCAAGCGGCGCACAGCCCGTCGGCTCTCTAAGCGGAGGCAACCAGCAGAAAGTCGTTATTGGTAAATGGCTGGCCACGAATCCGCAGGTATTCATACTGGACGAGCCGACAAGGGGCGTCGACATCGGCGCGAAGAAGGAAATTTACGACTTGATGAACAAGCTGGCCGCTTCAGGCGTCGCGATCTTGATGATCTCCTCCGAGCTTCCCGAGGTACTCGGCATGAGTGATCGCATTCTCGTCATGCATGAAGGAAAAATTTCGGGACAATATAGCCGTGAAGAGGCAACACAAGAAAAAATCATGTTAAGCGCAACAGGGGGAGGAGATCGTCATGCAAGCTAA
- a CDS encoding ABC transporter permease produces MQANAVGARKGKRVKLQGLGSLIGLVLIIIALSIATDNFFTVHNLFNVFRQISINALMAFGMTFVILTGGIDLSVGSILALSSALTAGMMAAGSGTFVSVVVGLAAGLVMGAINGILVAHGRLAPFIVTLGTLTVFRGLTLVYTNGRPVTGLSESFGFLGKGYFLQIPMPIIWMALAFAVSYIILRHTTFGRRVYAVGSNEEATWLSGISTSRVKIWVYAISGLLAAISGMILTSRLNSAQPTAGVSYELDAIAAVVLGGTSLSGGKGWIVGTLIGAIIIGVLDNGLNLLNVSSFYQQVVKGVVILIAVLFDRSKGHK; encoded by the coding sequence ATGCAAGCTAACGCAGTCGGCGCTCGTAAAGGAAAACGAGTCAAGCTCCAAGGACTCGGGTCGTTAATCGGGTTGGTTCTTATTATTATCGCGCTTTCGATCGCGACGGATAATTTCTTTACGGTGCACAACCTATTCAACGTGTTCCGGCAAATTTCCATTAATGCCTTGATGGCCTTCGGGATGACCTTCGTCATTCTGACCGGGGGCATTGATCTGTCCGTCGGGTCCATTCTGGCACTGTCCAGCGCGCTGACGGCGGGAATGATGGCCGCAGGTTCTGGCACGTTCGTATCCGTCGTCGTCGGACTCGCTGCCGGTCTTGTCATGGGAGCCATTAACGGCATTTTGGTCGCACATGGAAGGTTGGCTCCCTTCATCGTCACGCTGGGTACTTTAACCGTGTTCCGCGGATTAACGCTCGTCTACACCAACGGGAGACCGGTAACCGGCTTGAGCGAAAGCTTCGGTTTCCTGGGGAAAGGGTATTTTCTGCAAATTCCGATGCCGATCATTTGGATGGCGCTTGCATTTGCAGTTTCATACATCATTTTGAGACATACGACTTTCGGACGGCGGGTTTATGCGGTCGGAAGTAACGAGGAGGCGACGTGGCTTTCAGGAATAAGCACATCGAGGGTCAAAATATGGGTGTATGCCATCAGCGGACTACTTGCTGCCATCAGCGGCATGATTCTAACGTCCCGGCTGAACTCAGCTCAGCCTACTGCCGGCGTTTCCTACGAGCTTGACGCAATTGCGGCGGTCGTTCTGGGCGGTACGAGCCTATCAGGAGGCAAAGGGTGGATTGTCGGTACGCTAATCGGTGCCATTATTATCGGTGTGCTCGACAATGGACTTAATTTGCTCAATGTATCATCCTTCTACCAACAAGTTGTCAAAGGGGTCGTTATTCTTATCGCAGTCTTGTTTGACCGGTCGAAAGGCCATAAATAA
- the rbsB gene encoding ribose ABC transporter substrate-binding protein RbsB has product MKKHILGTMMLLLAAMLVLAACSSGNTKNNGNTDTGSNAPANNAGNNGKLTIGISLSTLNNPFFVTLKDGAEKAAKEAGADLIVVDSQDDTAKQISGIEDLISKKVSVILINPTDSDAVVSAVQSANDAGIPVITVDRAANGGTVVTHIASDNVKGGELAGEYILKELGGKGNIVELQGQAGTSAARDRGDGFHKAVDGKSGVKVVASQPADFNRAKGLSVMENILQGNSDVQAVFAHNDEMALGALQALDAAGKKNVIVVGFDATDDAVAAVNAGKMAATVAQKPELIGKQAIETAVKVSKGENVEKSIPVELELITKK; this is encoded by the coding sequence ATGAAAAAACACATTCTCGGAACCATGATGCTTCTGCTTGCAGCCATGCTCGTCCTTGCTGCATGCTCGTCCGGAAATACAAAAAACAATGGCAATACCGATACAGGCAGTAACGCCCCTGCAAACAATGCAGGCAACAACGGCAAGCTTACCATCGGGATATCGCTCTCGACGCTCAACAACCCGTTCTTCGTCACGCTGAAGGATGGTGCCGAGAAAGCGGCTAAGGAGGCAGGCGCAGATCTGATCGTCGTGGATTCCCAGGACGACACCGCCAAGCAGATCAGCGGCATCGAGGACTTGATCTCGAAGAAAGTCAGCGTCATTCTCATTAACCCGACGGACAGCGACGCAGTCGTCTCCGCTGTTCAATCGGCTAACGATGCAGGTATTCCGGTCATTACGGTTGACCGCGCGGCAAACGGCGGAACCGTTGTCACGCACATCGCGTCCGATAACGTGAAGGGCGGCGAACTGGCTGGTGAATATATACTGAAGGAGCTCGGCGGCAAAGGAAACATTGTCGAGCTGCAAGGCCAGGCAGGTACTTCCGCGGCCCGCGACCGCGGCGACGGCTTCCATAAAGCAGTCGACGGCAAATCAGGTGTCAAAGTCGTCGCTTCGCAGCCGGCCGATTTCAACCGCGCGAAAGGATTATCCGTAATGGAAAACATTTTGCAAGGCAACAGCGACGTTCAAGCCGTGTTCGCCCATAACGACGAAATGGCGCTGGGAGCGCTTCAAGCGCTTGACGCTGCGGGCAAGAAAAACGTCATCGTCGTCGGCTTCGACGCAACGGACGACGCCGTGGCAGCCGTCAATGCTGGCAAAATGGCGGCAACTGTCGCCCAGAAACCTGAGCTGATCGGTAAGCAAGCCATCGAAACCGCCGTTAAAGTCAGCAAAGGCGAGAATGTCGAAAAATCCATTCCGGTCGAGCTTGAATTGATCACGAAGAAATAA
- a CDS encoding DUF1304 domain-containing protein, translated as MLAAILVGLVALEHLYILVLEMFLWTTPRGMKSFGMTKEGAAATKSLAANQGLYNGFLAAGLVWGLVHPNGQTGQSIDIFFLICVLVAALYGGATAKRSIWLVQGLPALIALVLVLAL; from the coding sequence ATGCTTGCAGCAATACTTGTCGGACTTGTAGCTTTGGAGCATTTGTACATTCTGGTGTTGGAGATGTTTCTGTGGACGACGCCGCGCGGAATGAAGTCATTCGGGATGACAAAGGAAGGGGCTGCAGCCACTAAATCGCTGGCCGCAAACCAAGGCTTGTATAACGGATTTTTGGCAGCCGGACTTGTTTGGGGGCTTGTGCATCCGAATGGTCAAACAGGACAATCCATCGATATCTTTTTCTTGATTTGCGTTCTCGTTGCAGCCCTGTATGGCGGAGCGACGGCGAAGCGTTCTATATGGCTCGTTCAAGGACTGCCCGCATTGATCGCGTTGGTGCTTGTATTGGCGCTTTAA
- a CDS encoding lactonase family protein, whose translation MVTTTTFAFIGSYANADGPGLYACAFDDQTGALKLLSQAEGLQNPTFLVPNEANRTLYTILEGTDTEGRRCGAAAAYRFDPASGILERLNEEITLPATTCHISLDPSRRFAMTASYHGGMISLSPLLDDGRIGPTADIHRHEGSSILPAQSQARAHSVIPDRAGRYAVASDLGLDKLFVYRLDLPNKSMRIQSETSIAPGSGPRHFVFHPDLPYGYGINELNSTFTVYAYDAEEGSLSVVQTISTLPDSYEGDNATADIHISPDGKFLYGSNRGHDSLAVCAIDAATGMITPVEYAPTLGGHPRNFAISPDGRFVLVANRDGNNIVTFSRDAASGKLQPTGSEFAASKPVCIRFAEITV comes from the coding sequence ATGGTGACAACGACAACCTTTGCTTTTATCGGCTCTTATGCGAACGCGGACGGGCCTGGACTATATGCTTGCGCGTTTGACGATCAGACAGGTGCATTGAAGCTCCTAAGTCAAGCGGAGGGCTTGCAGAACCCCACGTTTCTCGTTCCGAACGAAGCTAACCGAACGCTGTACACCATTCTCGAAGGCACGGACACCGAGGGACGTCGCTGCGGAGCCGCTGCTGCGTACCGGTTCGACCCTGCTTCAGGCATTCTGGAGCGCTTGAACGAAGAAATTACGCTCCCTGCCACGACATGCCATATCTCGCTTGATCCTTCCCGCCGCTTCGCTATGACGGCAAGCTATCACGGCGGTATGATCAGCCTCTCTCCCCTGCTGGATGACGGACGAATCGGTCCTACAGCAGACATTCACCGGCACGAGGGATCCAGCATCCTCCCGGCTCAGAGCCAAGCCAGGGCCCATTCGGTCATCCCGGACCGTGCAGGCCGCTACGCCGTTGCGTCCGACCTTGGACTCGACAAGCTGTTCGTTTATCGGCTGGATCTTCCGAATAAGAGCATGCGTATTCAGAGCGAGACGAGCATCGCCCCCGGTTCGGGACCGCGCCATTTCGTCTTCCATCCGGACCTTCCTTACGGCTATGGCATTAACGAATTGAACAGCACGTTTACGGTCTACGCTTACGATGCGGAGGAAGGCAGCCTCAGCGTCGTTCAGACGATCTCTACGCTGCCGGATTCTTATGAGGGAGACAATGCCACCGCGGATATCCACATCTCGCCGGATGGCAAATTCCTCTACGGCTCCAATCGGGGGCATGACAGCCTGGCGGTCTGCGCCATCGATGCGGCAACCGGAATGATTACGCCGGTGGAGTACGCGCCAACACTCGGCGGCCACCCGCGTAACTTCGCGATTTCACCGGACGGAAGGTTCGTCCTCGTTGCAAACCGTGACGGAAACAACATCGTGACCTTCAGCCGCGATGCCGCAAGCGGGAAGCTGCAGCCGACGGGAAGCGAATTTGCTGCATCCAAGCCGGTATGCATCCGTTTCGCGGAGATAACGGTATAG
- a CDS encoding S-layer homology domain-containing protein yields MKKTFKMLTLTATAALSLTFASQSFAAAGSFTDLNGDAAKDKIISLHDRGLVKGVSAEHFAPHATVTAAQGVQLIVNALNLNLDLVRFFKEPKASDYFTNAKDNAWYANAFIIAAVNNLDLPKDLDPNKQLSLEEFTHMLIHAIEASGKLPMVKPVVVDIKDQDQINVDYTGSIQRALNYGVLQLSADGKVNPKAQITRSAAAEEIYNALEYIKAHPAPADSATVTGTQAVQLIKDAVGVAPVLDAELAPEAALSREAFTDLLVHAIETAGKLPMINPVVVEIKDQDQINVVYSGSIQRAISYGIVKLGEDGTFNPKGEISRADATDAINKAVSYLKAHSADANEIITADQGVQLIAKELGITVDLKSFEIDPSSKLKREAFTHVLIKSLQTNGKLPMVKPVVADIKDADQINTLYSGSVQTALSLGVVKLSAEGKFEPKAELTRGNAAEEVSNALLAIAKYAPAPQQ; encoded by the coding sequence ATGAAAAAAACATTCAAAATGCTTACACTTACCGCAACTGCGGCTCTATCCCTTACATTTGCAAGCCAAAGCTTCGCTGCTGCCGGCTCCTTCACCGATCTGAACGGCGACGCGGCAAAGGATAAAATCATCTCGCTGCACGACAGAGGCCTTGTAAAAGGCGTTTCGGCCGAGCACTTCGCTCCGCATGCAACCGTTACGGCTGCACAAGGCGTACAGCTCATCGTGAACGCATTGAACCTGAACCTTGATTTGGTACGCTTCTTTAAAGAACCGAAAGCGTCCGATTACTTCACGAATGCCAAAGACAACGCTTGGTACGCGAACGCGTTCATCATCGCTGCCGTCAATAATCTTGACCTTCCTAAGGATCTTGATCCGAACAAACAATTGAGCCTCGAAGAATTTACGCATATGCTCATTCATGCCATCGAAGCGAGCGGCAAGCTGCCGATGGTTAAACCGGTTGTCGTCGATATCAAGGACCAAGATCAAATCAACGTTGACTACACAGGCTCCATCCAACGCGCCCTCAATTACGGCGTCCTTCAATTAAGCGCAGACGGCAAAGTGAATCCGAAAGCCCAAATCACGCGTTCCGCTGCAGCTGAAGAAATCTACAATGCGCTGGAATACATCAAAGCACATCCAGCACCTGCGGATAGCGCAACAGTTACCGGCACGCAAGCCGTTCAATTGATTAAAGACGCTGTAGGCGTTGCACCGGTGCTGGATGCCGAGCTTGCTCCTGAGGCAGCACTTTCGCGTGAAGCCTTCACCGACCTGCTCGTGCATGCGATTGAAACGGCAGGCAAGCTGCCGATGATCAACCCGGTCGTTGTTGAAATCAAGGACCAGGACCAAATCAACGTCGTGTACTCCGGTTCCATCCAACGTGCAATCAGCTACGGCATCGTTAAGCTTGGCGAAGACGGCACTTTCAATCCGAAAGGCGAAATCTCCCGTGCAGATGCGACGGATGCAATCAACAAAGCCGTATCGTACTTGAAAGCTCATTCCGCCGATGCGAACGAAATCATCACGGCAGACCAAGGCGTCCAGCTGATCGCCAAAGAACTGGGCATTACGGTTGACCTGAAGAGCTTCGAAATCGACCCAAGCAGCAAGCTGAAGCGCGAAGCGTTCACGCATGTGCTTATTAAATCCCTGCAAACAAACGGCAAGCTGCCGATGGTTAAGCCGGTTGTTGCAGACATCAAGGATGCAGACCAAATCAACACGCTGTACTCCGGATCTGTTCAAACGGCGCTTTCCCTTGGCGTTGTGAAATTGAGCGCGGAAGGCAAATTCGAGCCGAAGGCTGAACTGACGCGCGGCAACGCTGCCGAAGAAGTAAGCAATGCCCTTCTTGCCATCGCAAAATACGCGCCCGCTCCACAGCAATAA
- the asd gene encoding aspartate-semialdehyde dehydrogenase: MTAKLKVGIVGGTGMVGQRFVQLLDQHPWFEVTTIAASAGSAGKTYEEAVQGRWKLSSPIPEAVKGIIVQDASKVEAVAAQVDFIFCAVDMGKYEVQALEDAYAKTGTPVVSNNSAHRWTPDIPMVIPEINPGHLEVIAAQRKRLGTSTGFIAVKPNCSIQSYVPALHALQAYNPTQVVASTYQAISGAGKNFTDWPEMLDNVIPYIGGEEEKSEQEPLRIWGSVVNNEIVKASAPLITTQCIRVPVTDGHLATVFVSFENKPSKEEVLHHWLTFKGRPQELGLPSAPKQFITYFEEENRPQTKLDRDIERGMGVSVGRLREDSIYDYKFVGLSHNTLRGAAGGAVLIAELLKAEGYIQAK, translated from the coding sequence ATGACAGCAAAATTGAAGGTCGGCATTGTCGGAGGTACAGGTATGGTTGGTCAGCGGTTCGTACAGCTGCTGGATCAGCATCCTTGGTTCGAGGTAACAACGATTGCGGCTAGCGCAGGTTCGGCCGGCAAAACATACGAAGAGGCCGTGCAGGGCCGTTGGAAGCTGAGTTCGCCTATTCCCGAAGCGGTGAAAGGGATCATCGTTCAGGATGCTTCGAAGGTCGAGGCGGTAGCAGCTCAGGTCGATTTTATTTTCTGCGCGGTGGATATGGGCAAGTACGAAGTTCAAGCACTGGAAGATGCATACGCCAAGACGGGAACGCCCGTCGTCTCGAATAATTCGGCGCACCGCTGGACGCCTGATATCCCGATGGTCATTCCGGAAATCAATCCCGGGCATCTGGAAGTCATTGCCGCGCAGCGTAAGCGGCTTGGCACCTCGACGGGCTTTATCGCCGTGAAGCCGAACTGCTCCATTCAGAGCTATGTACCTGCGCTTCATGCGCTGCAGGCGTACAACCCGACCCAAGTGGTTGCATCGACATATCAAGCGATCTCCGGCGCCGGCAAGAACTTTACCGACTGGCCGGAAATGCTGGACAATGTCATTCCTTATATCGGCGGCGAGGAAGAGAAGAGCGAGCAGGAGCCGCTGCGCATTTGGGGCAGCGTCGTGAACAATGAAATCGTGAAAGCCAGCGCGCCGTTAATTACGACGCAGTGCATTCGCGTTCCGGTCACGGACGGCCATTTGGCTACCGTATTCGTCTCGTTCGAGAACAAACCTTCGAAGGAAGAAGTGCTGCATCATTGGCTGACCTTCAAAGGACGTCCGCAGGAGCTTGGCCTGCCAAGCGCTCCGAAGCAGTTCATCACGTATTTCGAAGAAGAGAACAGACCGCAGACGAAGCTGGACCGCGATATTGAGCGAGGCATGGGCGTATCGGTGGGTAGATTGCGCGAGGATTCGATTTACGATTATAAATTCGTCGGTCTCTCGCATAACACGCTGCGGGGCGCGGCTGGCGGGGCTGTATTGATCGCCGAGCTGCTTAAAGCTGAAGGCTATATTCAAGCGAAGTAG
- a CDS encoding aldo/keto reductase, whose translation MKRNRLGQSDLYVSEIGLGCMSLGTDEAKAVSIINEALEHGINFLDTADLYDEGRNEELVRQAIRHRRADVIVATKVGNRREPGKQGWTWDPSKAYIQAAVKESLRRLGTDYIDLYQLHGGTIEDPIGETIEAFEELKREGLIRHYGISSIRPNVIREYVSRSGIISVMNPYSMLDRRAEEEVLPLIASREIGLIARGPLAGGILTEGGELKANRDYLDYGQEELPALRRHLLELAGDTRTLAQTAIRYALSDPAVSMVIPGASSLEQLRSNVSAAGAVLSDGERDAIRAATRANQYASHR comes from the coding sequence ATGAAACGAAATCGACTGGGACAATCGGACCTGTACGTCAGCGAGATCGGTCTCGGCTGCATGTCGCTCGGAACGGACGAGGCGAAAGCGGTCTCCATTATTAACGAAGCCTTGGAGCACGGCATCAATTTCCTCGACACCGCTGATCTGTATGATGAAGGCCGGAACGAGGAGCTGGTCCGCCAAGCGATACGACATCGACGCGCGGACGTCATCGTTGCCACCAAGGTCGGGAACCGCAGGGAGCCGGGCAAGCAGGGTTGGACCTGGGATCCATCGAAGGCGTATATACAAGCAGCCGTCAAAGAAAGCCTGAGAAGGCTCGGAACGGACTATATCGATCTGTACCAGCTGCACGGGGGAACCATCGAAGATCCGATCGGCGAAACCATTGAAGCGTTCGAGGAGCTGAAGCGGGAAGGACTGATCCGGCATTACGGGATATCGTCCATCCGTCCGAACGTGATCCGCGAATATGTCAGCCGTTCCGGCATCATAAGCGTAATGAACCCCTACAGCATGCTCGACAGGCGTGCTGAGGAGGAGGTTCTCCCGTTGATTGCGAGTCGGGAAATCGGCTTGATCGCGCGCGGACCGCTTGCCGGCGGCATTCTTACGGAAGGCGGAGAGCTCAAGGCGAATCGGGACTACCTGGATTACGGCCAGGAGGAGCTGCCTGCCCTGCGCCGGCATCTGCTGGAGCTCGCCGGAGATACGCGCACACTGGCGCAGACGGCAATTCGCTATGCGCTGAGCGATCCTGCCGTGAGCATGGTCATTCCGGGCGCAAGCAGCTTGGAGCAGCTCAGGAGCAATGTATCGGCCGCAGGTGCAGTGCTTTCAGACGGCGAACGGGATGCAATCCGCGCCGCAACCAGAGCGAACCAGTACGCATCGCACCGGTAA
- the abc-f gene encoding ribosomal protection-like ABC-F family protein has translation MIIVNMQEVKKYYAANLILDGVTLQIQEGEKIGLIGRNGSGKSTLLRLIAGHDQVDDGMLAIKKELHIGYLPQIPAEFEDLSVYEVLSYGYRALTAVMQEMSQLEARMSGTEAAGSPELMEQLLRMYAALQERYERGGGYDMDTSIDQAASGLQIDRSGDERRFGSLSGGEKTRVVLASQLVVRPALLLLDEPTNHLDLNGIEWLEKFLQRYEGACVIVSHDRYFLDAVGTKMIELEDGEAHTYLANYSGYLKEKEERLLQQFAQYQEQQKVIKKMKETIRQLEEWGRIGGNEKFFKRAASIRKALERMERVKRPVLEQKTADFALSLNDRSGKRVITFEGVTKRFGDRQILNGAEGSLLFGEKVVLLGGNGSGKTTLFKLLLGALEPDAGEIALGARVEVGYLAQQEPVQDHQTTVLDYFRTEGEYEEGEARHVLAAYLFYGADVFKPLARLSGGEWTRLRLALLVRRKPNLLLLDEPTNHLDAASREALEEALQDYPGTILAISHDRYFINRLAKRVWELSEGSISAYLGNYDAYRAKDTEHSSQRTASPNKPKKEARAGADRDQPQSRAANRSMEERANKRTAEQLERDIASVEAQLLLADERLNGLVSTGGDTAQLEAGWQAREALQVRLNTLMAAWMELAE, from the coding sequence ATGATTATTGTTAACATGCAAGAGGTAAAAAAATACTACGCGGCGAACCTAATTCTGGACGGTGTGACCCTTCAAATTCAGGAGGGAGAGAAGATCGGGCTGATCGGCCGCAACGGAAGCGGCAAATCAACGCTGCTGCGATTGATCGCTGGGCACGACCAGGTCGATGACGGCATGCTTGCGATCAAGAAAGAGCTGCACATCGGTTACTTACCGCAGATTCCTGCCGAGTTCGAGGATCTGTCCGTCTATGAAGTCTTATCCTACGGTTATCGGGCGTTGACAGCTGTGATGCAGGAGATGTCCCAGCTTGAAGCGCGGATGTCAGGAACGGAAGCAGCCGGCAGCCCCGAGCTCATGGAGCAGCTGCTCCGAATGTATGCGGCTCTGCAAGAACGGTATGAACGCGGCGGCGGCTATGATATGGATACATCGATCGATCAGGCGGCGAGCGGCCTGCAAATCGACCGGAGCGGGGATGAGCGCCGGTTCGGCAGCTTATCCGGCGGCGAGAAGACGCGCGTCGTGCTGGCGTCGCAGCTGGTGGTCCGTCCGGCGCTGCTGCTCTTGGACGAACCGACCAATCATCTGGACTTGAACGGCATCGAGTGGCTGGAGAAATTCCTTCAGCGCTACGAAGGCGCCTGCGTGATCGTGTCGCATGACCGGTATTTTCTGGATGCGGTCGGTACGAAAATGATCGAGCTCGAGGACGGCGAGGCGCATACGTATCTCGCCAATTACAGCGGCTACCTAAAGGAGAAGGAGGAGCGGCTGCTGCAGCAGTTCGCCCAGTACCAGGAGCAGCAGAAGGTCATCAAGAAGATGAAGGAGACGATCCGTCAGCTGGAGGAATGGGGGCGCATCGGAGGCAACGAGAAGTTTTTCAAGCGTGCCGCTTCGATTCGCAAGGCGCTGGAACGGATGGAGCGGGTCAAACGTCCGGTCCTGGAGCAGAAAACAGCCGATTTCGCGTTATCGCTGAACGACCGATCTGGTAAGAGGGTCATTACCTTTGAGGGCGTGACGAAGCGTTTCGGAGATCGGCAAATATTGAACGGGGCGGAAGGGAGCTTGTTGTTCGGCGAGAAAGTCGTGCTGCTCGGCGGCAACGGCTCCGGGAAGACGACGCTATTCAAGCTGCTGCTTGGCGCTCTCGAACCGGATGCAGGCGAGATCGCGCTCGGCGCCCGCGTGGAAGTCGGCTATTTGGCGCAGCAGGAGCCGGTGCAGGATCATCAAACGACGGTGCTGGACTATTTTCGTACGGAAGGCGAATATGAGGAAGGCGAAGCCCGGCATGTGCTCGCCGCGTATCTGTTCTATGGCGCGGACGTCTTCAAACCGCTGGCGCGTCTTTCCGGCGGGGAATGGACGCGGCTGCGGCTGGCGCTGCTCGTGAGGCGCAAGCCGAATCTGCTGCTGCTCGACGAGCCGACCAATCATCTTGACGCAGCTTCGCGCGAGGCGCTGGAGGAGGCGCTGCAGGACTATCCGGGCACGATTCTGGCGATCTCGCATGACCGTTATTTCATCAATCGCCTGGCGAAGCGCGTGTGGGAGTTGTCGGAAGGCAGCATCTCGGCTTATCTCGGTAATTACGACGCCTACAGAGCGAAGGATACTGAGCACTCGTCTCAGAGAACTGCGTCGCCAAACAAGCCAAAGAAAGAAGCAAGGGCAGGAGCCGATCGGGATCAACCTCAAAGCAGGGCGGCGAATCGCAGTATGGAGGAGCGCGCGAACAAGCGGACGGCGGAACAGCTCGAACGGGACATCGCAAGCGTTGAAGCCCAGCTGCTCCTAGCGGATGAACGGTTAAACGGGCTGGTTTCAACCGGCGGCGATACGGCTCAGCTTGAGGCGGGCTGGCAGGCGCGGGAAGCGCTGCAGGTGCGGCTGAATACGCTCATGGCGGCTTGGATGGAGCTTGCGGAGTAA